TAAGGCCGGTCAACGCCACTACTATGCTTAACGCCTTGCGCATGCACTGCCTCGTGTCGGGGTTTTCGCCAGATTAGCATGTAAGACAGCGCACATTGTTGAACTACTCCTGTAGCCGAGCCCAGACACGCTCTCTATAATCGGGCGACCGGCTGTCGCGCCAGAAGGCGTTACCTGGGAGCCGGCTCAACCAGGGAGAAGGTCATGGATTGGTATCTCGAAGTACTTAGAAAATATGCGGTATTCAGCGGTCGGGCGCGGCGCAAGGAATATTGGTTTTTCACATTGTTCAACTTGCTCGCCATGCTGGTGTTGTCCTTTATCGACGGCATGATCGGCATGTACAGCCTCGAAGCTGGCGTTGGCGTGCTGAGCGGCATTTACGCATTGGGCATTCTGATTCCCAGTCTGGCCGTGACCGTGCGCAGGCTCCACGACACCAGCCGCACAGGATGGTGGATACTCCTGGCCTTCATTCCGTTAATAGGGGCTGTGGTGCTGTTGATATTTACCGTGCTGGACAGTACACCGGGCAGCAACAAATACGGTCCCGACCCGAAAGGCATGGATGCGGAAACTCCTGTCTGACCCAGTCTGCGAGTGGCCAGCCCGGCTGACACTCGCTCTTCCCTCTGAGTAACCTGCATGCCTTTTTCCTTTTCTTCGTCGCCTGTTTCTTCGCAACGTAAAACCTCACTTTCTCATCCACTTCGCTGGGTCACACTACTGGCGCTTTTCAGCTGCTTGCTGGCGAGCGGTTGCCAGGCCTTGCGCCCGCTACCCGAGAGCC
This genomic stretch from Halopseudomonas pelagia harbors:
- a CDS encoding DUF805 domain-containing protein, producing MDWYLEVLRKYAVFSGRARRKEYWFFTLFNLLAMLVLSFIDGMIGMYSLEAGVGVLSGIYALGILIPSLAVTVRRLHDTSRTGWWILLAFIPLIGAVVLLIFTVLDSTPGSNKYGPDPKGMDAETPV